A single Brevundimonas sp. SL130 DNA region contains:
- a CDS encoding L-threonylcarbamoyladenylate synthase, translating into MSLRGGDTPEQAADALRRGELILLPTETVYGLGADAGRAEAVAGIFEAKGRPRFNPLISHVADAVAAEAIGVFDSQARALAEAFWPGPLTLVTPVRDRDRVCDLARAGLDSVAIRVPGHAGARAVLSAFGGPVVAPSANRSGRPSPTTFADAVEETGFAVTAAVDGGPCAVGLESTVVSVLGGQVSLLRPGAVTRAEIEAVVGPLTDSGEGHRSPGRLAAHYAPNAPVRIDVAAPREGEVLLGFGAGVGEPRWSLSTSGDLREAAANLFRLFREADRTHPIGIAVSPIPPHGLGEAINDRLRRAAGFVG; encoded by the coding sequence ATGAGTCTGCGGGGCGGCGACACGCCGGAACAGGCCGCAGACGCGCTGCGACGGGGCGAGCTGATCCTGCTGCCGACCGAGACCGTCTATGGACTCGGCGCGGACGCCGGGCGCGCGGAGGCGGTGGCGGGTATTTTTGAGGCCAAGGGAAGGCCGCGCTTCAACCCACTGATTTCCCATGTCGCTGATGCGGTGGCGGCCGAGGCTATCGGGGTGTTCGACAGCCAGGCGCGGGCTCTGGCCGAGGCCTTTTGGCCTGGGCCGCTGACACTGGTGACGCCGGTGCGGGATCGGGATCGGGTGTGCGACCTGGCGCGGGCCGGGCTGGACAGCGTGGCCATCCGGGTTCCGGGTCATGCCGGGGCGAGAGCCGTGCTGTCGGCCTTTGGCGGGCCGGTCGTGGCGCCCTCGGCCAATCGGTCGGGACGGCCCAGTCCGACGACCTTCGCGGACGCCGTCGAAGAGACGGGGTTCGCCGTGACGGCGGCTGTGGACGGCGGGCCTTGCGCCGTGGGCCTCGAAAGCACGGTCGTGTCGGTGCTGGGCGGACAGGTCTCTCTATTGCGGCCGGGCGCCGTAACCCGCGCCGAGATCGAGGCTGTAGTCGGTCCGCTGACGGACAGCGGGGAGGGGCATCGGTCCCCGGGACGGCTGGCCGCCCACTATGCGCCGAACGCCCCGGTGCGGATCGACGTGGCCGCCCCCCGTGAGGGCGAGGTTCTGTTGGGCTTCGGGGCCGGGGTTGGTGAACCGCGCTGGAGCCTGAGTACGTCCGGCGATCTGAGAGAGGCGGCGGCCAACCTGTTCAGATTATTCAGGGAAGCGGATCGGACGCATCCAATCGGCATCGCCGTGTCGCCAATCCCGCCGCACGGACTGGGCGAAGCGATCAATGATCGACTGCGTCGCGCCGCCGGCTTCGTGGGCTAG
- a CDS encoding patatin-like phospholipase family protein translates to MAIFKRKAAEPTDIVPVPSGRRPLSLALQGGGAHGAFQWGVLDRLLEDDQVEIRAVSGVSAGAMNGTALVSGLAAGDARAALDRLWREVNQSGGRNVFGDSALWNPARAPDWIKDSPLWRAGESLAMSMSPYEFNPLNHNPLKRVLKAAVDFGAVQASDIKLFVAATAVRQARARVFETGEITADVLMASTCVPHLFQAVEIEGEPYWDGGYLTNPPLWPLTGDDTPDDVLLITLNPMVRDETPRAAGDIVDRLNEIVFNAPLIAELRAVAMAAEMIAEGQLKHGAGAYRQVRLHAIEADGWLSDLSLRSKFNTEWSFLNDLKSRGRAAADDWLTTCLPSVGRQSSVDLQARFG, encoded by the coding sequence ATGGCGATCTTCAAGAGGAAAGCCGCTGAACCGACGGATATCGTCCCCGTCCCATCTGGACGACGCCCCCTGTCCCTGGCGCTCCAGGGCGGCGGGGCGCACGGCGCCTTTCAATGGGGCGTGCTGGATCGGCTGCTGGAGGACGACCAGGTCGAGATTCGCGCCGTCTCCGGCGTTTCAGCCGGCGCCATGAACGGAACGGCGCTGGTCTCTGGGCTGGCCGCCGGCGACGCCCGCGCCGCCCTTGACCGACTATGGCGCGAGGTCAATCAGTCGGGCGGCCGCAACGTTTTCGGCGACAGCGCCCTATGGAATCCCGCCCGGGCTCCGGACTGGATCAAGGACTCGCCCCTGTGGCGCGCCGGCGAAAGCCTGGCGATGTCCATGAGCCCTTATGAATTCAACCCCCTGAACCACAATCCTCTGAAACGGGTTCTGAAGGCCGCCGTCGATTTCGGTGCGGTTCAGGCGTCCGACATCAAGCTGTTCGTCGCGGCCACCGCCGTCCGCCAGGCCCGCGCCCGGGTCTTCGAAACCGGCGAGATCACCGCCGATGTCCTGATGGCCTCGACCTGCGTGCCCCACCTGTTCCAGGCGGTCGAGATTGAGGGCGAGCCCTATTGGGACGGCGGCTATCTGACCAACCCGCCACTGTGGCCCCTGACCGGCGACGACACGCCCGACGATGTGCTCCTGATCACCCTGAACCCCATGGTTCGCGACGAGACGCCCCGCGCTGCGGGCGACATCGTCGACCGCCTGAACGAGATCGTCTTCAACGCCCCCCTGATCGCCGAACTGCGCGCTGTCGCCATGGCCGCCGAAATGATCGCCGAGGGCCAGTTGAAACACGGCGCCGGCGCCTATCGGCAGGTGCGGCTCCACGCCATCGAGGCGGACGGCTGGCTGTCGGACCTGTCGCTGCGGTCCAAGTTCAACACCGAATGGAGCTTCCTCAACGACCTCAAGAGCCGAGGTCGCGCCGCCGCCGACGACTGGCTGACCACCTGCCTGCCCAGCGTCGGGCGTCAGTCCAGCGTCGACCTCCAGGCCCGGTTCGGCTGA
- a CDS encoding 3-hydroxybutyrate dehydrogenase, which produces MFNWSKSSKNPGAAHGDAPVFRDIGDLKGQVAVISGSTSGIGLALARAVAARGGDVVLNGLGDPAEIERTRAGLEASSSGRVRYHAANMTRGEEIADMVAFAKHEFGRLDILVNNAGIQHVESVEKFPTDKWEQIIAINLSSAFYATRAAIPIMKAQGRGRIINMASAHGLVASPFKSAYVAAKHGIVGFTKTVALELAQDNITCNAICPGFVETPIVEKQIADQARTRSLTKEQVLKDVILAAQPTKQFVTTDQLAGLFLYLVSDLGASANGASFSIDGGWTAQ; this is translated from the coding sequence ATGTTCAACTGGTCGAAATCATCCAAGAACCCCGGCGCCGCACACGGCGATGCGCCGGTGTTTCGCGACATCGGCGATCTGAAGGGTCAGGTCGCGGTCATTTCGGGCTCAACCTCGGGCATCGGCCTGGCTCTGGCGCGGGCGGTGGCGGCGCGCGGCGGGGATGTGGTGCTGAACGGCCTGGGCGACCCGGCCGAGATCGAACGCACCCGCGCCGGGCTTGAGGCCTCGTCCAGCGGCCGGGTCCGCTATCACGCCGCGAACATGACGCGCGGCGAAGAGATCGCCGACATGGTCGCCTTCGCCAAACACGAATTCGGCCGGCTCGACATCCTGGTCAACAACGCCGGCATCCAGCACGTCGAGTCCGTCGAGAAATTCCCCACCGACAAGTGGGAGCAGATCATCGCCATCAACCTGTCCTCGGCCTTCTACGCCACGCGGGCGGCCATCCCGATCATGAAGGCCCAGGGGCGCGGCCGGATCATCAACATGGCCTCGGCCCACGGCCTGGTCGCCAGCCCGTTCAAGTCGGCCTATGTCGCGGCCAAGCACGGGATCGTCGGCTTCACCAAGACCGTCGCCCTGGAACTGGCCCAGGACAATATCACCTGCAACGCCATCTGCCCCGGCTTCGTCGAGACCCCGATCGTCGAGAAACAGATCGCCGACCAGGCCCGCACCCGCAGCCTGACCAAGGAACAGGTGCTAAAGGACGTGATCCTGGCGGCCCAGCCGACCAAACAGTTCGTGACGACCGACCAGTTGGCGGGCCTCTTCCTCTATCTGGTCAGCGACCTCGGCGCCTCGGCCAACGGCGCCAGCTTCTCCATCGACGGCGGCTGGACCGCGCAATAA
- the yaaA gene encoding peroxide stress protein YaaA: protein MLIVLSPAKRLDFTEADPAIPGSERRFLEDTASLSTTARRQTKADLRRLMGISDDLATLNVERFKAFDPESTDGVQAAFAFAGDVYEGLKARELDAKALAFAQDRLRILSGFYGLLRPLDRIQPYRLEMGTRLKTRRGSSLYDFWGDRISKQLNADADGHPDPTLVNLASQEYFGAIDAKALTLPVVTPQFREQKNGESRIISFFAKKARGAMTRFAIDERVERVEDLKAFDRDGYKFDKSASTESEWIFIRSGNS, encoded by the coding sequence TTGCTGATCGTCCTCTCGCCCGCCAAGCGGCTCGACTTCACCGAAGCCGACCCGGCCATTCCCGGCTCGGAGCGCCGCTTTCTGGAGGACACCGCCAGCCTGTCCACGACCGCCCGACGCCAGACCAAGGCTGATCTGCGCCGGCTGATGGGCATCTCCGACGACCTCGCCACCCTGAACGTCGAACGGTTCAAGGCTTTCGATCCCGAATCAACCGACGGCGTACAGGCCGCCTTCGCCTTCGCCGGCGACGTCTATGAAGGCCTGAAGGCGCGCGAACTGGACGCCAAGGCCCTGGCCTTCGCCCAGGACCGGCTCCGCATCCTCTCCGGCTTCTACGGCCTGCTTCGTCCGTTGGACCGGATCCAGCCCTATCGGCTGGAAATGGGCACGCGGCTCAAGACCCGGCGCGGCTCCAGCCTTTACGATTTCTGGGGCGACCGGATCTCCAAACAATTGAACGCAGACGCCGACGGTCACCCCGACCCCACCCTGGTCAATCTGGCCAGCCAGGAATATTTCGGCGCCATCGACGCCAAGGCTCTGACACTGCCCGTCGTCACCCCCCAGTTCCGCGAACAGAAGAACGGCGAGAGCCGCATCATCTCCTTCTTCGCCAAGAAGGCGCGCGGCGCCATGACCCGGTTCGCCATCGACGAGAGGGTGGAACGAGTCGAAGATCTGAAGGCTTTCGACCGCGACGGCTATAAGTTCGACAAGTCCGCCTCGACCGAAAGCGAGTGGATATTCATCAGATCGGGAAATTCTTGA
- the ahpC gene encoding alkyl hydroperoxide reductase subunit C: MALINTTLKPFTAEAYKDGKFLTVTDADVAGKWAIFFFYPADFTFVCPTELEDLADHYAEFQKLGVEIYSVSTDTHFSHKAWHDSSPAIGKITYTMLGDPSGQVTNNFDAMRPGVGLADRATFLVDPDGVIQFTETTSEGIGRNAAELLRKVKAAQYVRAHPGEVCPAKWEEGEATLAPSLDLVGKI; encoded by the coding sequence ATGGCCCTCATCAACACGACCCTGAAGCCCTTCACCGCCGAGGCCTATAAGGACGGCAAGTTCCTGACGGTCACGGACGCCGACGTGGCGGGCAAGTGGGCGATCTTCTTCTTCTATCCGGCCGACTTCACCTTCGTCTGCCCGACCGAGCTGGAAGACCTGGCCGACCACTACGCCGAGTTCCAGAAGCTGGGCGTCGAGATCTATTCGGTGTCGACCGACACCCATTTCTCGCACAAGGCCTGGCACGACTCCTCGCCGGCCATCGGCAAGATCACCTACACCATGCTGGGCGATCCCTCGGGTCAGGTGACCAACAACTTCGACGCCATGCGTCCGGGTGTGGGCCTGGCCGATCGTGCGACCTTCCTGGTCGATCCGGACGGCGTGATCCAGTTCACCGAGACCACCTCGGAAGGCATCGGCCGCAACGCCGCCGAGCTGCTGCGCAAGGTCAAGGCCGCGCAATATGTGCGCGCGCATCCGGGTGAAGTCTGCCCGGCCAAGTGGGAAGAAGGCGAAGCCACCCTGGCGCCGTCGCTCGACCTCGTCGGCAAGATCTAA